A stretch of DNA from Pagrus major chromosome 22, Pma_NU_1.0:
TCTGAGGCCACGCCCACCACACCTGTCACACCTCAGAGGACGGGCGAGACGGGCTCGCCAGGTGGACAATATGCTCGCAGTGAGGGGGCGGGGCTAAGACAGAGACCGACTTCCTGTCACCACAACCTGCAGAGTGTGGAGCCCAACAGCAGAGCTCACCTGAGACTGAAAGcacctgtcagtcagctgcCGGACCTGCTGTCGACCTTCAGAGAAACTCCCAGAAGGCCTCACTCCTCCTACGACCTCAAGGTGAGACGCGTCTGTAAAGTTCAACACAAAGTCTCTCTGAGATTGATTcagcagttagcttagcttagcataaagactgggaacAGAGGGGAACTGCTAGCCTCACAGTTAAAACTACTGAATCAACTGAAACCAGCTGAAGAaatctgttttattctgaaCAGAAATAAATTATTTGACGCTCTTCTTCACGTCTTCTCCCCCAGCTGACCTcgccctcctcccccctcctgctGCCTCCCCCTAACAGCACCAGCAGCCCCCTGGTCGCAGGTCGAGGGTTACCTCAGCGCTCGCTCCGCCCCTCCAGCTTCAACACCGGACTGGCTCCAAAACCTTCGACCCCCCTGAACCAGGGCCCGTCCCAGCACCGCCCCTCCCCCACGGGCTCCCCTGGACAACCCCCCTCCCGCCTCTGCCCCTCCTCCCCACAACAGACGGGACCCGGCGGCGGGGGGAAGGTGACGCACGAGCAGTTTAAGGCAGCGCTGCAGATGGTGGTGGACCCGGGAGACCCGAGGTTGACTCTGGAGAACTTTGTGAAGATCGGGGAGGGGTCGACAGGTGTGGTGTGCCTCGCCCGGGAGAGACACAGCGGGCGACAGGTGGCGGTGAAGATGATGGACCTGAGGAAGCAGCAGCGCCGGGAGCTGCTCTTCAACGAGGTAAACAAACATCATCAGACAACAaggacatgaaataaaaataacttgaaacataaaatgaaaaaaataatttaaaataatgtaaaatacaaaataaataatatagaataaaataaaaggtgtgTTTGGTTCCGGATCTTCAGAAATACTGAACCTCCATTTTATCTTCTGACTATGAAATCTGCTGCAACCATCAATATTCTATAATCAATAACCAGAATATTTTCCTGCCCAATCAATAAACTGTTTAATCTCtgaaacatcaaaaacaagtgaaagaaacatgtttaatggaccaacagtccaacaacaacaacaacaacaacaacaacaacaaacaagagGAAATCATCAAACATGGAACTTTTGatttttgcttcaaaaatgacttaaaacgattaattgattcattgattaattgattaattgattgtttttattgtttaacattttaatttcttttccatTTATCTTTAAGAACAGAATGATTTTAACTTCCTCAGCGGACTCGCTGCAGATCATTAGTTTATATGACGAGTTTACTGATATCATTTagtttaaatatgtaaatgagtCGATCTCATTAAATATGAGTTCACTAAGACAAACTCACCTGTCTTGTCTCACCTGACACAAACTAACTCATATTAACCTCATGAATCATCATCTGCATTTTGTAGATTTCACTGATCTTTGGCAACAGTTTGATGAAACTTCATCAGAATATTTAAAACTTGTTGTTAAACCTCTGATAAATGTTGTTGCTCGTATTCTTTCATATTTCTGGTAATAAAGTTTAATTCAACTCAACTTTACTTACAATCTGATATCTGATGCAGAATTGATTTTATATTCACATGATTCACTGTTAAGTAAGaaacctaaaaaataaaatagtttataaaaatactaaaacaagATTCTGGATGGTTCAATGTTTGTGACACTTGTTGTTTCTGATCGAACTTCATCGTCCAGTTTGTTCACTTTGTTTTACTTGTTGCACATAAATGACAAGTTTaagtttaattgtttaatttcataattttagtgttaaatgaatcagaaacactgaacaccagcctcacctgtcagtgtgacatcaccagcctcacctgtcagtgtgacatcaccagcctcacctgtcagtgtgacatcaccagcctcacctgtcacctgtcccTGTGTCTCAGGTGGTGATCATGAGGGACTACCGGCACCTGAACGTGGTGGAGATGTACCGCAGCGctctggtggaggaggagctgtggGTCATCATGGAGTACCTGCAGGGCGGCGCTCTCACACACATCGTCAGTGAGaccaggtgagcaggaagtcgCACACAGGTGCCTTTCTGATTGGTTTGATAGTTGTGGTTTTATATTACCTGtacggcgtgtgtgtgtgcatgtgcgtgtgtgtgtgtgtgtcaggctgaACGAGGAGCAGACAGCGACGGTGTGTGAAGGCGTCCTGCAGGCGCTGTCCTACCTTCACTCACAGGGAGTCATTCACCGAGACATCAAGAGCGACTCCATCCTGCTCACACTGGACGGgagggtaacacacacacacacacacacacacacacacacacacacacacacacacacacacacacacatattattaCTGTAACTtggtgtgtaaataaataaagtccttctcctccttctcctccttctcctgcagaTCAAGCTGTCAGACTTTGGTTTCTGCGCTCAGATCAGTAAAGACGTCCCAAAGAGGAAGTCTCTGGTGGGGACTCCGTACTGGATGGCTCCTGAGGTGATCTCTAAAAGGCCGTATGGGACGGAGGTAACATCCACGAAACATCCTGAATGTTCATCATGAAGACACATTTTACTGAAGGCAGGATGTGaacagacttcctgtctgtcagctgtggaCCTTCATCCTCGTCCTCAGATCACTGAGTCAGTTTGAGTCTTAGCTGGTCTATGACCAAGACTTCAGGATGAAGATGATCATGAACTCTCAGAGGAGTCCTGTTAATATTATGAAAGTGAAaagtgtgattgtgattttgagaACTTTTAGACTGTTCCTCCACATAACTTCAGAACTAACAGGATCATTTTCACCTGATAACAACATGTAGCTTGTCTGGTAGCGTGGTCTGGTATGCAGgtgaacttcctgtttcctgtccttCAGGTGGACGTCTGGTCTCTGGGCATCATGGTGGTGGAGATGGTGGACGGAGAGCCGCCATATTTCAGCGACACGCCCATCACAGCCATGAAGAAGCTGAGAGACGAGGCAGCACCGAGTGTGAAGAACATCCACAGGGTCAGAACACACTCGTCCTTGTTCTTCTATCTTGACCCCTCTGACCTCAACCTTCATCTCAACCTTCAACTCAACCTTCATCTCAACCTTCACCTCAACCTTCATCTCAACCTTCACCTCAACCTTCATCTCAACCTTCACCTCAACCTTCATCTCAACCTTCAACTCAACCTTCATCTCAACCTTCACCTCAACCTTCATCTCAACCTTCAACTCAACCTTCATCTCAACCTTCACCTCAACCTTCATCTCAACCTTCACCTCAACCTTCATCTCAACCTTCAACTCAACCTTCAACTCAACCTTCATCTCAACCTTCATCTCAACCTTCACCTCAACCTTCATCTCAACCTTCATCTCAACCTTCATCTCAACCTTCACCTCAACCTTCACAGATGAATCTTTATTTAATGAACCAGGTTCACTTTGTATCATGTACAagaaaatagacacacacacacacacacacacacacacacagaataatttgttttaatgacaaaGTGAGGACACCAGTCCAGAACATGCATTGTGTGGACCAGCCTTTCACTGACTGGAACCAACTTCCTGTGGCCCGGTCAGTGTTTAGGCCCATGTAGGGAGAATCAGAACACACTTCTGGgttcagtgtctctgtgagcACCAGTTAACTCTCAACAACATCAGTCTTATCCAACATGGCCGCTGTGGGCCTGTATGATTTACACTGTATGATGATAATCCACTGCTAAATAATGATCTTTGTGACAGGTGATGTGGGGCAGTGgttgatgatgtcacttcctgtgttcaGGTGTCTCCCGTGTTGAAGGACTTCCTGGGCTGCATGCTGACTCGTGACACTAAGCAGCGCTCGAGCGCCGCCGACCTCCTGGAGCACCCGTTCCTGCTGCAGGCCGGCTCGCCACGCTGCCTGGTGCCCCTGGTGGAGCAGCACCGTAAACGCATGTCGCTCTGCTGACACCTGAGTGTATACCTGAGGAACACCTGAGACACACCTGAGACAAGGGAACACACCTGAGACTTACCTGAGATCAACTGAGACACACCTGTGATACATGTAAGACACATCTGAAACACCTGAGCCAATCCTGAGACTCACCTGAGACTCACTTGAAGACAGATGTGTGAGACTCACCTGAGAGTCACCTGAGAGTCACCTGAGAGTCACCTGAGACTCATTGGCTGCTAAGAAGTCGGCAGCCAATCATGAAGCTGCTCCTCCTTCAGTCAGGTGATATCAGGATGCTGTCAGCtcgtgacctttgacctccagctGCAGGATGTTTGTCCTGAATCATGTCACCTGTAAACTCacctgagaggaggaagtgatcAGAGAACAATAATCTGTAACTGGATGTGTCTTATTTTGACAGTTTAGTCCATCATTTCCtgtcagtgaaaacaaacacggtgctgcttcctgtctgacctttgacctttgacctcctgtTGCTCTGCAGAGGATCACTGAACTACATCTGATCACATTTATTAATAAACGTGTTAGTGAGCGACTTCATGACGTCTGCAGAAACAAATGAATCATGTTTTTAGTTTCAATCAGCTGATTTTGACTTCAGGTCACATTTCAGGCTCAAACTCTAACATGAACTGTAGAAACAACTTGATTAAAGATGTTGAATTGTTAGTTGTTCAGGTGTTAAACGCTCCTGTGGTTTtaaacattcagtcatttaaaacagaaatattctgAAGCTAAATCTGTTTATTTCAAAGTCATCAGCTGAATGTGTCCAACAGCAAACTGTCCTGACAGAGCTGCCCTCTGATTGGACGAGGGGAAGCTAACGTAGCTTATTAGCTGTTTAATTAAAGCTCCTGGTGTCTACACAGTGAGGAGGACGACACGCTGATACAGGTTTTAATCAACTGTGAGGACTTCCTGTCACATTAGCACCTGAATCagtgagctagctagctagctagcttagagcacttttttccccttttcagtGAATCTTTATTGAAAGACATGATGAACAGTCCTGAGAGATAAACAGATCAGCACAGAGACTGGCtacagttagcatgttagcagtcAACAGAAGTATTCACTGGAGTTTTGGTCCTTTAAGacagttttctttatttcataaatcctgtctgactgtttttacacattattttCCCATGATGCTCTTGTGTTGACGGTGAACgatataaaaactatttttcctgtttgtaaatgaaagaagaggattcattttaaaacttgCACAGTTTCACACAGAATGTGACTTTTGCACATGTGACtaaaatatttgtatgttttcttttataaaataCAGATTTGAATAAAACTGTTGACTCttatttctcctcttttctctcagactgcagcagctgtaGTTCTCACGTTCAGGTGTTGAAGCTGTTCACCTGTGAACATCGAACACAACAGTGAAAACGTCACTAACACTCAAACATCTTCACCTGTTCCCACTTCATCATCACTTCAGCTCCTTTCACACTGTGAACAAACCCACATGACAAACATCAGTgtgggcaagttactttcaaaatgcaatatattacatattactagttaccttcattttttttttttttgaacattctttatttaaaattatgcatataaaaacaaagcaaaacaatacatttaggacaaaaaacagaaaaacaaagaacaattaGTGTCGGCAAACATACAAACCCTAGTCAAGATCTACTACACAATTGGACATCCCACAAAACGAAACCCCAAATAGGGGGGAGAAAGTACATTCGACAGGCGACCCCCACAAAAcgacaaaaacagacataaatTCTCACAACAAGCTGTTACCAGTTCATCTGCCTGGCCATCCAagtgtaatataatataatttcaGGCTAGGCAAACTAAGACCACCTTTTTCCTTTGGGCTTAATAGCAACTTCTGTGTAATTCTAGGCTTTCGCTTTTGccaaataaaagcagaaatcaTTTTATCCAACATTTTGAAGTTGGAAGCTGGTATCCAAATAGGCAGTTATTGAAAGAGGTATGATAATCGAGGAAGTATATTCATCCTGACTGTTTCGATTCTACCAAGGAGGGACAGAGGAAGAATCTCCCATCGAGTCAAgtctgattttatttgtgtgattAATCTGCCATAATTTTCATTAAATAATTGTGAAGTTTGTGTCGTAATCATTATGCCTAAATATCGGAATCCCCTATCAGACCAATTAAATGTAACTTCTTTATCTAACTCTGTTGGCCACTTGCCCACTAGCATCATGGCCTCTGATTTTGTTTCGTTAACTTTGTAACCTGATATTTCCCCAAATTCCCCTAAACAGGACAAAAGCACTGGAATTGAATTCAAGGGGGCAGTAATATACAGAATAACATCATCCGCGTATAGCGAGATTTTATGGGTCACCCCACCTACTGATACTCCCTGAATTTTAGGGTCCACTCGTATAATTTCTGCAAAGAGTTCGATGCTAATAGCGAATAGTAAGGGCGAAAGGGGACATCCCTGTCTAGTCCCTCTTTTCAAACCAAAGTTCTTTGATGTATATCCATTCACCCGCACTTTTGACATGGGTCCTGAATATAACACAACGATCCAATTGATGAAATCTGGATGAAATCCCATTTTTTCCAATGTGTGTTCCAAATACTGCCAATCCACCCTATCAAATGCTTTCTCAGCATCTAAGCTGAGAAGCATTGAGTTCTCCTAATGTTGTTTATCCCATGACGACCCGGTATAAACCCAGTTTGATCTGGTTTAATTAATGTATGTATACACTTTTGAATTAGTTTTGCCAATATTGTGGTTAAAATTTTTGCGTCACAGCAGAGCAAACTAATTGGTCTATAAGAGGAACAGTTTGTGGGATCTTTACCTTCTTTGGGGATTATGGAAATTATTGCGTTACCCGGAAGTCTAgttacctttattttaaagtaatatattacgttacaatattactgtctgtgtagagtAATTTTTTACTTAtcacactactttttagttactttcaacataACGCCCAAATCACCTCTATAGAAGAGATAAACAGCCTCGATCTGTTTAAATAAACGATGGTCTTGGTCTCAGTGACGAGCAGACAGaagatcacagtctgatatattatgagacaTGATAGATATTCTTTATTGTagctcagtcatatgaaacacagcagacctGCAGCTGCTATAATGTAGCCTGTTTACTTTAGTCTGCAGAACAAGGAACCGTGGTGTGATTCATCATCAGGCTTCATCATCAGGCTTCATCATGAGTCTTCATCATGAGTCTTCATCATGAGTCTTCATCATCAGTCTTCATCATCAGGCTTCATCATGAGTCTTCATCATGAGTCTTCATCATGAGTCTTCATCATCAGTCTTCATCATCAGGCTTCATCATGAGTCTTCATCATGAGTCTTCATCATCAGGCTTCATCATCAGTCTTCATCATCAGGCTTCATCATCAGGCTTCATCATGAGTCTTCATCATGAGTCTTCATCATGAGTCTTCATCATCAGTCTTCATCATCAGGCTTCATCATCAGGCTTCATCATCAGGCTTCATCATGAGTCTTCATCATGAGTCTTCATCATCAGGCTTCATCatcaggcttcatcattagaCTCATTTCAGTCATACAGAGAGATGTTTACAactaatatttttatttctttattttttaatgttggtTGTTCATGTTGTGATCATCAGAAAAGACTCGGTGCTCAGTTTATCAGACGACGCTCTGATAACATGAAGATAACCAGCTGCTATTttaatcactgtgtgtgtgtgtgtgtgtgtgtgtgatgatcaCAGaggtcaaattaaaatgaaaaatctcTTTAATCCTTAAAttcaagaaaattaaaaaacactaaaGTGTTCAGTTGAGACGTCACTGAGCAGCCGAACAGATGAACATGAagtcaaagacattttaatggatGAAATCATCACgtgaataaataaagattcaTTCTGATCATCTGTTGTTTGAtgaaacagtttttgtttgttgttgttgacacaAACTTTATGATCAGAGTGAAGTTCATCACTTTTATAATCACCTGATGACGACgatgatgtattttatatttacgTCATGAGTTTTGTATTGATGTGTGAAAAGAACTGAACACCTGTaaaacatgtaaagaaaaagtcatttggtaacttcaacaaaaacatttgattaaTGACAACAGTCAGTTTACAGTCgactttgtgttcagtgttgataaacaggaataaataaagtcattaatGTCATCTTTACCAATAATGGACTTCAGATCTGATCAGAACTATTACAGTAACAAAGTGTTTCAGTTGATCAGTCGTGTTCAGTTCAGCTCATCTGTGAACAACGCAAAAGGTTCAAACATACTTTAAAGGGTTAATTTACGTCTCACAGTTTAAACTTCACAGAGTCGATGACGTTCAGTGAATTAGAGACTAATGATCCTCTCAGAGTCGTCTGAGCTCAGCTGAACATACAGACATCACATCTATTGTGTTCATGTTAATTATATATATGACCAGTCAGTGGTGAAGAAGTACTCAGGTTAggtagtgaagtaaaagtacgGCTCATAAtaaagaatcagaatcagaatcagactcagaattcctttatttgtcccgcaaatggggaaatttctctgtcacagcagccaaaggacagtaattacaataaacaataataaaaagtaaaaaataaacaatataataagaagataagaaatagaattgactcgtatatacatagcatttacaatatgaacagtgtaattataaacagtgtggtatCAAAGGAGTACTGAGGTTGGATACTGAACGCTGTCGTAAGAGCTGATGGTGTTTCAGTGTGCAGCATCGTCGTCCTGTCGCTGTGACTGAGATAAAAACTGATTCAAGAGTCTCTGGTTTCTATTTGGAGGCTGAGAGCTGATGAGTCCAGACTGTCCGAGATAAAGAGACAACAGACACTTCAGTCAGTCACCAAACACTCCTCATATCAGACTCACGTTCAGCCTCACAAACATCTGACACGCCTGCTGCAGCATGTCAAACACAACTATCCAAAActgatgaagaaatgttgtcatcatcagtcatcatctcctccctccacgaTGATCAAAgtcagtccacaaaacatttcaacctgatctgaggagaccagatttaaccctttattaagatgaagtcttcactggagctgctgagctaacagtgttagcatcaGGTAGttctgctgagctaacagtgttagcg
This window harbors:
- the pak6b gene encoding serine/threonine-protein kinase PAK 6b; its protein translation is MLRRRKKRRRPEISAPRDFQHRVHTSFDAATGRYVGLPPQWQSVIDTLRRPRPLVDPSRVTEVELRKTIVRGSFIGHGDYISHVISEMTRLSVTSSNSLRRSSPSARKRAQSLGRLGELAEDESYQYEELNRRGGKTGGSSTYWQDRIRQVRSESGSPKLNGALPRAKSFCEVGTLSEATPTTPVTPQRTGETGSPGGQYARSEGAGLRQRPTSCHHNLQSVEPNSRAHLRLKAPVSQLPDLLSTFRETPRRPHSSYDLKLTSPSSPLLLPPPNSTSSPLVAGRGLPQRSLRPSSFNTGLAPKPSTPLNQGPSQHRPSPTGSPGQPPSRLCPSSPQQTGPGGGGKVTHEQFKAALQMVVDPGDPRLTLENFVKIGEGSTGVVCLARERHSGRQVAVKMMDLRKQQRRELLFNEVVIMRDYRHLNVVEMYRSALVEEELWVIMEYLQGGALTHIVSETRLNEEQTATVCEGVLQALSYLHSQGVIHRDIKSDSILLTLDGRIKLSDFGFCAQISKDVPKRKSLVGTPYWMAPEVISKRPYGTEVDVWSLGIMVVEMVDGEPPYFSDTPITAMKKLRDEAAPSVKNIHRVSPVLKDFLGCMLTRDTKQRSSAADLLEHPFLLQAGSPRCLVPLVEQHRKRMSLC